DNA from Colletotrichum higginsianum IMI 349063 chromosome 7 map unlocalized unitig_7, whole genome shotgun sequence:
gacgagggatCTGATAAGCGGGGCAACGACTCGACATGTCCCGCACCAGGACGTGGTCCACAGCGTTATCAGAGGTGtgcgcgaggaggaggacatgAGTTGGTAGGTGTAAAAGTCGTCAGGACGTCGGACACTGGAAGCGATGGCAGCAGGTTAGCGGGTGGGTGGCAATGATAGCCCAGACAGGCATTTGTACGGGGCGGGTAGAGGGGGCAATGCATGCAAGTTTCACACTCACGATGCGTAGATCTGGTTCTTGGCCGGCTTGCTGTGAGACGTGGAGAAggaggcagcggcggcagcgctACCAACCGGTGGCTTGAAGGATGGGATGCGAACACCACCGGCGAGGGTAGCGTTGCAGCCCCGGAGAGCGATGCGGGCTGCCTGTCTTGGGAGCTGCATGGTTGGCCGTGTTTATGGCTGCTTGTCTGCTTGTCTGCTCGTTTGCACGCGCGGGGTGGTGCTGGATGACGTCGTCGGGGGCTGTCTCGTGATGCGATGTGTCGCAACGCGACTCGAGACGCAGCAGTACTATGCAAGAGAGATATCGAGAGGGCGGACGGACGCGAGTTGACAATGTGGAatcaagggcaaggataaCAGACAACAGACAGGCGGTGTCTGGGGGTGTTTGACGTTGGGCAGAGATGCGTAGTTGAGGGGAAGCAGGGATCTGCTTAGCTGTCGTTGTCTGTCAATGTCAAGTGGTTCATCTGAGTTCGACCATCAACATTCCCACTCGCTTCATTCCAGGTTGGCAATTCATGGGTACACTGCACAGCGCTTGGCTGCTTGGCTCCTTCCCGGATTCCCGCTTAAACCACGGCTGTTCtcctgtgtgtgtgtgtgtgtgtatgtgtgcgtTGACCCACCAGCCTTTGCGCACGATGACGTTGTGGCGCTCGGGTTAAATAAGCAGGCATGGCGTGGAAGGGCTCCCGCGGCAAGAGGCTGAATGGCTTCGTGTTGAGTTCTTGGCGCCCAGGGCCGGTGCAATCAATCTTGAACCAAAATCTTCAACGTCGGTCGAATATATTGGCTGTTTTCTAGTCCCGTTCAGCCGCATGGACTGCAACACTCTGTAGGCGACAGCATCAACTTCTGTATCAGTCATCTATTCCCCGCAACGCCATTCAGAATGGCAATCCTGGACAGACAAAACTTGACTCGCTACAGACCAAATAACGATGATCATTCGCATCTAATCCCATTATCGACATGACGATTATGTGAGGTAAACGAGTAGTTGTTTTGAGGAAACCCCCATTCGAATCACCTGCTCTCGACATTGCCCGGAGTTGGTGTTCaccgtcctcgtcaccgtcaccgttACCGTCACCGCCTGGAACTTATTCTCGACCGCTTATTGACACGCAAGCCCAAGCCCCCTCTTCCAACTCGCACCACTCCGCAACTCTTCAAGCGGAGCACAGAGATGCACCCTTGAACACTGCACTATGGCTGGGCACACACAAGCGTGGGGCCCCAAAGATGCCTTGGTCCAGTCATCTCTCAGCAAAAAAAGGTCCTTGAGTAGCCTCGCTTTTAGGGGTCCCTGAATCTGCGACCAGGATCAGAGATGCGCACACCATCAACTTGTGCATGTGGCCTCTTGCTCGCCCGCCTCTCCCTCGAGCATCCCTTCTTCTGCATCCATAGCGTCTTCGACACCCGGTCACCTGCCCGTCTGTCAAGGTTGCCGAGTCTATCCAGTGGACGaacatctctctctctctctatctctctctctctatctctctctctctcgctccgGGGGTCGAAATTCTCCACGGAACCCGCCCGAGGCGACACACGCAAGACGGGAGCATGAATCCCGCGTCTTCCTGTACTCGACGCTTGACTCGGTGACCGGCCAATCCTGACATCGACATGCCGATATCTCCTTTCGTCCcatgtcccccccccttccagctGTGTCAAGCATACTATGTAGAATTGCTGCTAGTCCTTGGCTGCCCCCTTTCGCCATACTGCATATAAAGCCATAAAGCTCGAGGTTCATCCTTGATCTGCTAGTCGCCTGCCACTACGTGAGACACGACTCCGGTCACCCACTCAATCAGAATCCAACGGCGCATTCGCACTCTGACGCCATCGCTCTGCACGGTCCCCGAACGCCTCTGGAGAGAAGTCTGGAGACGCCATCCACAAGCCCCTTTTGGACGTGCTCGTTTGTTGACATACAACGCCATCTCTCCCACCGCCCGTCGACAGATCCGTTGCGACGCTATCTCTGGTCCATTTCGTCCTCGCCTCTCCATCGCTCTTtgttctcttcctccccaaCATCTCATCAACGACGCCGGTTCGAGTTCAGCATTGCTCCGCACCCGTCAGCTGAAATTTTAAATTTCCTGGGGGGAGTTCATTGTCCCGTTTTCTCGGTTCGCCTGCAACCTTATATCTTCAGGACGCACGGTTGATCTCAAAGAAGCATGCGTGGCATGTCCGACCGAACTTGGGATCAAATTTCAGTCTAACCTTCGCCCCCCAAGTCTTGGCATCTCTTGACTTGACCGTCCTCGTGCCTCCCTTATTTTTTTTCCGTCTCTTTGCAAAGAATCATCTGCAATATCCTTGCGTTATCGTCAGCAGACACAACACCGACACAGTCTCAGTCAGGCTTGCTCTTCTTGAGCTGAGAAACTGTCACAACCGGCAGGAATGGCGGGCGTTCTGACTTGGAGGAGCCGCTTTGGGGGTGTTTTTGGCAACAAGGCGGAAAATGCCGATAGGACAGAGGGCGAACATGCCGGCATCCCCAAATGGAGTATGGGTGTCCTCAACGACCCGAAGACGATAGAAGTGCCCGGTAAGCATACCTGTGACTCTCATCATGGTAAGAACCGCCCAGTACTAACATCTCCCAGGCTcggttcttcttctcgccagTCATCGCAACGAGCCACTGGGCTTGCGCAATGCGCCCGCTAGGACTTCTCACTCATCCATCCCCACGGGTTTCCCGGAGCCGATCGAGACACCGACTGGCAGTCGGTCTCCCGCACACGCGGCCCCACCAGCTgaggtcgaggccaagaCCACCAAGGACGGAATCATCCTCAACCCCCAACCGGAAGAGTCGGCCAACGACCCTCTCAACTGGCCCGCCTGGCGACGAGACTGCGCCCTACTGTCTCTCGGATTCTACTGCATGGTCGGCGGAGGAATGACCCCCTTGCTCGCTGCCGGCTTCACCAACGTGGCTGAGGACTACCACATCGAGACGGAAACTGTTTCCCTGACCACAGGTTTGTACATGATGGGCATGGGTCTCGGCTCGGTCATCttctcgccgacggccatcCTGTACGGAAAGAGACCAGTCTACCTGTTCAGCGCCGTTATCTTCATCGCCAGTTCCGTATGGGCCGCCCTGTCGCCCAACTTCACGTCTCTCATCCTGGCCAGAATCTTTCAGGGCATCTCTGTGAGCCCGGTCGAGTGTCTTCCGTCCGCCACCATTGCCGAGATCTTCTTTCTTCACGAGCGTGCGTTCCGCATAGGCATCTACAcattgctgctgctcggcggTAAGAACCTGGTGCCGCTCATCAGTGCCGTTGTCATACAAGCCTTGGGATGGCGATGGGTTTTCTGGTACGTCGACGCATCTCTGAACTCGCCGCCCCTTTCTATAACACATGACTTACACGCTTTCAGGGTCGTTGCAATGATCGTTGCCCTCTGCGGCgtgcttctcttcttcttcgtgcCCGAGACCTTTTGGGACCGGACGCCCCTCCCCAAATCGCGGAAGCCATCTCGACGACCGAGCTTCGGGCGGAGGCAGTCATCGCGCCACCAAGTTCCTCAAGTGCCTGCGGATGTCAATGCGGCCCCCGCCGACCCTGTCCCTCAGTCACCGCACCATCACAAGGACCTGCACGTCGGGTTTGCTCCCGACCCCGGCCAAGGCGCCCGGggcaacgacgacatcgagaaACAGGCAGGCAACATCTCTGACTCGCCCAACCCGGCACCCGCCATCCGAACCTCTGGCACCTCCGGCACCCCTACGTCGGGGTCGGACTACTTCGCCAAGGCCCCGGCCATCGAGAGCGAGAAGTTCCCCACGCACTCCTCGAACGTCAACTCGCCGCCAAAGGCCCTCGCCTACACCCACACGCTCCGGCACCAGCCCGCAAAGTCCTTCACGGAGCAGCTGAAGCCCTGGAACGGCCGGCTCAACCACGACAGGTGGTTCAAAGTCATGCTCCGGCCCTTTGTCCTCTTCGCCTACCCGGCGGTGCTCTGGTCCTCGGCCGTGTACGCCCTGTCGGTCGGCTGGCTGATCGTTGTGTCCGAGTCGGTGGCCCTCATCTACCGCAACCGCGAGTCATACAACTTTGACGCCCTGCAAACGGGCCTCGTATACCTCTCCcccttcgtcggcggcatcctcggcACCGCTGTCGCCGGCAAGGTCAGCGACATCATCGTCAAGAGCATGGCCCGCCGCAACGGCGGCCTGTACGAGCCCGAGTTCCGCCTCGTCATGGCCGCGCccgtcgccatcaccaccgtCATTGGCCTCATGGGCTTCGGCTGGTCGGCCGAGGAGCGGGACCACTGGATCGTGCCgaccgtcttcttcggcctcaTCTCGTTCGGCTGCACGCtggggtcgacgacgtccatCACGTTCTGCGTGGACAGCTACCGGCAGTACGCCGGGGAGGCGCTCGTCACGCTCAACTTCAGTAAGAACATCTTCCACGGGCTAGTCTTCAGTCTCTTCGTCACGCACTGGCTCAGCGACGACGGGCCCAAGACCGTCTTCATCTGGCTCGGCGTCATCCAGCTcattttcctcttcttctccatcccGATGTACATGTACGGCAAGCGGGCGCGCATGTGGACCGTGAGGAAGAACTTTATGGAGAAGCTGTGAGCGGGTTTTGTCATTTGGATAAATCGTGTTTTTTTGGAGGGGTTCTTCTTGCATGATGCTGGCGTCGGACGCGGAAGCATTTTATTTTGCGCGGCATACGGGGCATTTCTTGCATTTCAACAGCGTCGCATATGTTGTCCGACCATATCCCAGCGGCTCTTTGACGGTAGCATCTTTTGGTTTTCCTTCTTCATTGGCATCTTTGGTTGAGTTCCTGCAGAACACTTTTGGCGTTTTTTGTgcatctttttttttttttttggtttaTGGGTCTGCATCTTGCATGGGCCTATGTTTCTCACGATACCTCTTTTGAAGTGTTTATAGCATGCTAGAACAGATTCATACACAACCTCGGGTTTCCCAGAACATGAAACCACAAAGTTCGTACTCCGACGCTTTCTCAGCCCTCAAGATTGATGTTGGATGCTAGAGGTACCGCAGCTCGCCCCGTGACCGGCGCGTGTTTTGCGCATCTACGGCATCGAGCCCCTGGCGTGGTCCACTACCCCCCATCCCGGCTGGCTTTTCGCCGTCGTATGCGCCCTTCTCTTCGACGTCGGGGTTCTCTAGAGAGGACGCCGGCCGTCCACCCTGACCAGGGTTTCTCCCACCATgaggtcgtcgtcatcgtcgtggGCTGACTGTTCCCAGGTCCATCGAGTCACGATCCATGTCTCGGCATGCTCTCAAACAGGCCAGGCAGTCAGTCCTTCTTTAGTTACAATGAATGACACCAAGATGTGAGAAGTTGGGTAACAAAGTAGTGACGGCA
Protein-coding regions in this window:
- a CDS encoding Mitochondrial thioredoxin; its protein translation is MQLPRQAARIALRGCNATLAGGVRIPSFKPPVGSAAAAASFSTSHSKPAKNQIYASVRRPDDFYTYQLMSSSSRTPLITLWTTSWCGTCRVVAPLIRSLVEAGVGEAEGGVAYCTVEFDSPDVMSGGLGMTYMITSIPTLLSFDNQEAQIQTKVHDAKKLADRAFLEEWIRTEARRHGQRGGGGGPGGVFGGLFGGFR
- a CDS encoding Major facilitator superfamily transporter produces the protein MAGVLTWRSRFGGVFGNKAENADRTEGEHAGIPKWSMGVLNDPKTIEVPGSVLLLASHRNEPLGLRNAPARTSHSSIPTGFPEPIETPTGSRSPAHAAPPAEVEAKTTKDGIILNPQPEESANDPLNWPAWRRDCALLSLGFYCMVGGGMTPLLAAGFTNVAEDYHIETETVSLTTGLYMMGMGLGSVIFSPTAILYGKRPVYLFSAVIFIASSVWAALSPNFTSLILARIFQGISVSPVECLPSATIAEIFFLHERAFRIGIYTLLLLGGKNLVPLISAVVIQALGWRWVFWVVAMIVALCGVLLFFFVPETFWDRTPLPKSRKPSRRPSFGRRQSSRHQVPQVPADVNAAPADPVPQSPHHHKDLHVGFAPDPGQGARGNDDIEKQAGNISDSPNPAPAIRTSGTSGTPTSGSDYFAKAPAIESEKFPTHSSNVNSPPKALAYTHTLRHQPAKSFTEQLKPWNGRLNHDRWFKVMLRPFVLFAYPAVLWSSAVYALSVGWLIVVSESVALIYRNRESYNFDALQTGLVYLSPFVGGILGTAVAGKVSDIIVKSMARRNGGLYEPEFRLVMAAPVAITTVIGLMGFGWSAEERDHWIVPTVFFGLISFGCTLGSTTSITFCVDSYRQYAGEALVTLNFSKNIFHGLVFSLFVTHWLSDDGPKTVFIWLGVIQLIFLFFSIPMYMYGKRARMWTVRKNFMEKL